One genomic segment of Odocoileus virginianus isolate 20LAN1187 ecotype Illinois chromosome 17, Ovbor_1.2, whole genome shotgun sequence includes these proteins:
- the MFSD6L gene encoding major facilitator superfamily domain-containing protein 6-like, with protein MSANPQWDISRALRVARLFHLVCGVRDACVTPFLTLYLRQLGLAAPWVGILMGTKHLIAASWAPFCAFLARSHQKRRVLLTASLLGSAGASLFMVLVPPLDRDPGDRRCNGSHSLTAEGPPPGVALTVTVTLASEPTSNSAAGALSLPLERSSGVAGTRGFGEGPGKSGQEPFSYPPSSSMGSTQGARNRSRGLHPDTPGVTGSPREGAFKVISPPLPLFAGGTALARPANQSAAKGDGRDLGLSLEGLQWTFILSLGSVVVWELQTSPLEQVVDDSLYEYLDFVDATDRYRSLWVWRLLGTSVGVCGIAALVGPLDCFLAASGPRGVVHFYGYSLVSALALLVSIAFPIPVCRQREPSYRTVKALSLVVSDPHLTVLALTIFLTGGATSVVQNFLFWQMKDHGSSELIMGFSVALGLLGEILLHPFKAPLLRKLSRVGTVGLGLGCLAGQLLYYSFLWSWWSVLPAQILSALSHGALWWAVTTSIEHLATPGTERPLSALFQGHVCESGASLGSFVGGFVVMRFSLPVLYQACCVLLLLWLALFLSIQPRLPQERKINYSKLLAVEASDTSDSEQGTERDWLVKAMTEEQSDCRG; from the coding sequence ATGAGCGCCAACCCCCAGTGGGACATCAGCAGGGCGCTGAGGGTAGCCAGGCTCTTCCACCTGGTGTGTGGAGTCCGGGATGCCTGCGTGACCCCGTTCCTGACCCTCTACCTGCGGCAGCTGGGCCTGGCCGCGCCCTGGGTGGGCATCCTCATGGGAACCAAGCACCTCATTGCGGCCTCCTGGGCTCCTTTCTGTGCCTTCCTGGCCAGAAGCCACCAGAAGCGGAGGGTGCTCCTAACAGCCTCGCTGCTGGGCTCGGCGGGGGCCAGCCTGTTTATGGTCCTGGTGCCGCCCCTGGACAGAGACCCAGGGGACCGCCGGTGTAATGGAAGCCACAGCTTGACCGCCGAGGGCCCACCACCGGGGGTCGCACTAACTGTGACTGTCACCTTGGCCTCAGAGCCAACCTCCAACTCCGCAGCGGGGGCGCTCAGCCTCCCACTGGAGAGGAGTTCTGGGGTCGCTGGAACCCGTGGCTTCGGAGAAGGGCCTGGGAAAAGTGGCCAAGAACCTTTCAGTTATCCACCCAGCTCCTCCATGGGCTCCACCCAAGGAGCCAGGAACAGATCCAGAGGTCTCCATCCTGACACTCCAGGAGTCACAGGTTCTCCCCGCGAAGGTGCTTTTAAAGTGATCAGTCCACCACTCCCTCTGTTTGCTGGGGGCACAGCGCTGGCAAGGCCAGCCAACCAGTCAGCAGCCAAGGGGGATGGCAGGGACCTTGGCCTCTCCTTGGAAGGGCTGCAGTGGACTTTCATCCTCTCGCTGGGCTCTGTGGTGGTCTGGGAGCTGCAGACATCCCCTCTGGAGCAGGTGGTCGACGACAGCCTCTACGAATACTTGGATTTTGTGGACGCCACCGACCGCTACAGAAGCCTGTGGGTGTGGAGGCTGCTGGGCACATCAGTCGGCGTGTGTGGCATCGCGGCCTTGGTGGGGCCGCTGGACTGCTTCCTGGCGGCCAGTGGCCCTCGAGGCGTGGTGCACTTCTATGGCTACTCCCTGGTCAGCGCCCTGGCTTTACTGGTGAGCATCGCCTTTCCCATCCCTGTCTGCCGGCAGCGGGAGCCCAGCTACAGGACAGTCAAAGCCCTGTCCCTAGTGGTCAGCGACCCCCACCTCACCGTCCTGGCCCTCACCATCTTCTTGACAGGAGGTGCCACCAGTGTGGTGCAGAACTTCCTTTTCTGGCAGATGAAAGACCACGGGAGCAGCGAGCTGATCATGGGTTTCTCGGTGGCCCTGGGCTTGCTGGGGGAAATTCTGCTTCATCCTTTCAAAGCTCCGCTGCTTAGGAAGCTGTCCAGGGTCGGCacagtggggctggggctgggctgccTGGCGGGGCAGCTGCTGTATTACTCATTTCTCTGGAGCTGGTGGTCCGTCCTGCCCGCTCAGATCTTAAGCGCCCTCAGCCACGGGGCTCTGTGGTGGGCAGTCACCACCTCCATAGAGCACCTGGCCACTCCTGGAACAGAGAGACCCCTGAGCGCCCTGTTCCAAGGCCACGTTTGTGAGAGCGGGGCCAGCCTGGGCAGCTTTGTGGGGGGCTTCGTGGTGATGCGCTTCAGCCTGCCTGTGCTCTACCAGGCCTGCTGCGTCCTCCTGTTGCTCTGGCTGGCCTTGTTCCTGTCCATCCAGCCCAGACTGCCCCAGGAGCGGAAAATCAACTACTCCAAGCTGCTGGCTGTGGAGGCCAGTGACACAAGCGACTCTGAGCAGGGGACCGAACGGGACTGGCTAGTGAAGGCCATGACGGAGGAGCAGTCTGACTGCAGGGGCTGA